The proteins below are encoded in one region of Streptomyces roseirectus:
- a CDS encoding oxidoreductase, whose translation MTSQDHPTPTPLTELAGKRAVVTGGSRGIGAAIVRNFLDAGAGVVTSARNPDPDAPSGATFVKADLSTADGVRAFADAALETLGGVDIIVNNVGGVRSFHPVLELEKDWQYTMDVNFLASVRLNAALVPSMREAGGGSIVHVSTTATIAAYPMLYHYAAANAALESYSKGLSTELAPDGIRVVSVCLGNVDTPASKSARGQIVEYFGGDPASTDLDDLAKQWAAEIPLGRLGASQDVADAVSFLVSPRASWITGSNVVIDGGKTASLA comes from the coding sequence ATGACCAGCCAGGACCACCCCACCCCGACGCCGCTCACGGAGCTGGCGGGCAAGCGGGCCGTCGTCACCGGCGGCAGCCGCGGCATCGGCGCCGCGATCGTGCGGAACTTCCTCGACGCCGGCGCCGGCGTCGTGACGTCCGCCCGCAACCCGGACCCGGACGCGCCGTCCGGTGCCACGTTCGTCAAGGCCGACCTCAGCACCGCCGACGGGGTGCGCGCGTTCGCGGACGCCGCGCTGGAGACGCTGGGCGGCGTCGACATCATCGTCAACAACGTGGGCGGCGTCCGCTCCTTCCACCCGGTGCTGGAGCTGGAGAAGGACTGGCAGTACACGATGGACGTCAACTTCCTGGCGTCCGTGCGGCTCAACGCGGCGCTGGTGCCCTCGATGCGCGAGGCGGGCGGCGGGAGCATCGTCCACGTCTCGACGACGGCGACGATCGCCGCGTACCCGATGCTGTACCACTACGCCGCCGCCAACGCCGCCCTGGAGTCGTACAGCAAGGGCCTGTCCACCGAGCTGGCGCCGGACGGCATCCGGGTCGTGTCGGTGTGTCTGGGCAACGTCGACACGCCGGCCTCGAAGTCGGCGCGCGGCCAGATCGTCGAGTACTTCGGCGGCGACCCGGCCAGCACCGACCTCGACGACCTCGCGAAGCAGTGGGCCGCCGAGATCCCGCTCGGACGACTGGGCGCCTCGCAGGACGTCGCCGACGCGGTGAGCTTCCTGGTCTCGCCGCGCGCCTCGTGGATCACCGGCAGCAACGTCGTCATCGACGGCGGGAAGACCGCGAGCCTCGCCTGA
- the asnB gene encoding asparagine synthase (glutamine-hydrolyzing): MCGIAGFAAPALTPGTQPAVITGMLSRIRHRGPDEAGYYLDDGMAMGTVRLAIVDLASGAQPMSDSTERYWICFNGELYNHIELREELTALGRQFRTRSDTEVVLQAWIQWGQACLSRFNGAFAFAVRDAVAGDLFIARDRYGKRPLFYADRPDGFLFASEMKAFRAFPGFSFALDPHELKSIYGIWTPLPDRTPFKGVRQLPPGSLLTLRGGRVELHTYEELAVDAPPFTGTPAEAAALVRDTLRTSVEVRLRSDVEVGVYLSGGLDSSIVARLATDLSSHEVRTFSVEFEDRALDESSAQHEVARYLGTRHSSIAISTADVVENFPAAVHHAEVPVFRTALVPMYLLSRHVRDAGIKTILSGEGADEAFLGYSLFRETMLRADWHRLTAEERRERIAVLHPELAHFGPEHQVHVSGLLSQFAEERLDGLFSHELRYQNGRFVQRLLKDREDPFADLLALVRDTPGYAALSPTQKAQWLEFKTLLAGYLLSSQGERMGLAHGVENRCPFLDPAVVRAAALVNLRYDDGWEEKAVLKEAFRDVLPAEPLTRRKQPYRAPGSTAFREHRPDYLELVRSEHELAQIDGIDPRFAKRLVDKVLADGGAEVSTKEDHAFIHLLSTAVLNRQFVMDRGDEMRIPQAAEMNLTTVIDRRHGSPLLAGGQR, from the coding sequence GTGTGCGGGATAGCGGGTTTCGCCGCCCCGGCGCTGACGCCGGGCACCCAGCCGGCCGTCATCACCGGCATGCTCTCCCGGATCCGGCACCGGGGCCCCGACGAAGCCGGGTACTACCTCGACGACGGCATGGCGATGGGCACCGTACGGCTGGCGATCGTGGACCTCGCGTCCGGCGCGCAGCCGATGTCGGACTCCACCGAGCGCTACTGGATCTGCTTCAACGGCGAGCTGTACAACCACATCGAGCTGCGTGAGGAACTGACCGCGCTCGGCCGCCAGTTCAGGACCCGCTCGGACACGGAGGTCGTCCTCCAGGCGTGGATCCAGTGGGGCCAGGCGTGCCTGAGCCGCTTCAACGGGGCGTTCGCCTTCGCCGTGCGGGACGCCGTCGCCGGCGACCTCTTCATCGCCCGCGACCGCTACGGCAAGCGCCCCCTGTTCTACGCGGACCGCCCCGACGGTTTCCTGTTCGCCTCGGAGATGAAGGCGTTCCGCGCCTTCCCGGGCTTCTCCTTCGCACTCGACCCGCACGAGCTGAAGTCCATCTACGGCATCTGGACCCCCCTCCCGGACCGCACCCCCTTCAAGGGCGTCCGCCAGCTGCCCCCCGGCAGCCTCCTCACCCTGCGCGGCGGCCGCGTCGAACTGCACACGTACGAAGAACTCGCCGTCGACGCGCCCCCGTTCACCGGCACGCCCGCCGAGGCGGCGGCCCTGGTCCGCGACACCCTGCGCACCAGCGTCGAGGTGCGGCTGCGCAGCGACGTCGAGGTCGGCGTCTACCTGAGCGGCGGACTCGACTCGTCGATCGTCGCCCGCCTCGCCACCGACCTCTCCTCCCACGAGGTCCGCACGTTCTCCGTGGAGTTCGAGGACCGCGCCCTCGACGAGTCGAGCGCCCAGCACGAGGTCGCCCGCTACCTCGGCACCCGGCACTCGTCCATCGCCATCTCCACGGCCGACGTCGTCGAGAACTTCCCGGCGGCCGTCCACCACGCCGAAGTCCCCGTGTTCCGCACCGCGTTGGTCCCCATGTACCTGCTGTCGCGGCACGTGCGGGACGCCGGCATCAAGACGATCCTCAGCGGCGAGGGCGCCGACGAGGCGTTCCTCGGCTACTCCCTGTTCCGCGAGACGATGCTGCGCGCCGACTGGCACCGGCTCACCGCCGAGGAGCGCCGGGAGCGGATCGCCGTCCTGCACCCCGAACTCGCCCACTTCGGGCCCGAGCACCAGGTCCATGTGAGCGGGCTGCTCAGCCAGTTCGCCGAGGAACGCCTCGACGGCCTGTTCTCCCACGAACTGCGCTACCAGAACGGCCGGTTCGTGCAGCGGCTGCTCAAGGACCGCGAGGATCCGTTCGCCGACCTCCTCGCCCTCGTCCGCGACACCCCCGGCTACGCCGCCCTGTCGCCGACGCAGAAGGCGCAGTGGCTGGAGTTCAAGACCCTCCTCGCCGGCTACCTGCTCTCCAGCCAGGGCGAGCGGATGGGGCTCGCGCACGGCGTCGAGAACCGGTGCCCGTTCCTCGACCCGGCCGTGGTCCGCGCCGCCGCGCTCGTCAACCTGCGCTACGACGACGGCTGGGAGGAGAAGGCCGTCCTCAAGGAGGCGTTCCGGGACGTCCTGCCGGCCGAACCCCTCACCCGGCGCAAGCAGCCCTACCGCGCGCCGGGCAGCACCGCGTTCCGCGAGCACCGGCCCGACTACCTCGAACTGGTCCGCTCCGAGCACGAGTTGGCCCAGATCGACGGCATCGACCCCAGGTTCGCGAAGCGGCTCGTCGACAAGGTGCTGGCCGACGGGGGCGCCGAGGTCAGCACGAAGGAGGACCACGCCTTCATCCACCTGCTCTCGACCGCCGTGCTCAACCGACAGTTCGTGATGGACCGGGGAGATGAGATGCGGATCCCACAGGCCGCCGAGATGAACCTGACGACCGTGATCGACCGCCGGCACGGCAGCCCGCTCCTGGCAGGGGGGCAGCGATGA
- a CDS encoding acyltransferase family protein, producing the protein METPQPATRPTRPSRLPSLTGTRAIAALAVLITHLTGLYPGLWPVFTTIGPVGVSFFFALSGFVLTWVAAPQDTARKFWRRRLVKVFPNHWVTFAVTLALMATAGVTLKVVNTVPVFFLVEPWVPHFDTLGGLNGINVPVWSLCCELVFYLAFPVLIRYIRRIRPERLWLWVGATAAGTVLVPFVALLLPRDPATSWDPTIPEWHSWFVYSFPFTRMLEFVLGILLARVMMNGKWIRFGMAPAFLLLAVCTTVQAYLPGIFRISAGMTAFPVALAIAACAAADVRGVRTPFNGRVMVWLGEISFAFYMVHWLVIQYGPLDAIDGVNTGSATDTALNIALTVVLSLAFAVALYTLVERPAVQRFSVKRPRRTEPPAAVREPTAVR; encoded by the coding sequence ATGGAGACGCCGCAACCTGCCACCCGCCCCACCCGCCCCAGTCGTCTGCCGTCGCTGACCGGCACCCGGGCCATCGCGGCCCTGGCCGTGCTGATCACCCATCTGACGGGGCTGTATCCCGGCCTGTGGCCCGTGTTCACGACCATCGGGCCGGTCGGGGTGTCGTTCTTCTTCGCCCTCAGCGGTTTCGTCCTCACCTGGGTCGCCGCCCCGCAGGACACCGCGCGGAAGTTCTGGCGCCGACGCCTGGTGAAGGTGTTCCCGAACCACTGGGTGACGTTCGCCGTGACCCTCGCGCTGATGGCCACCGCGGGCGTGACCCTCAAGGTCGTCAACACGGTCCCGGTGTTCTTCCTGGTAGAGCCCTGGGTGCCGCACTTCGACACCCTCGGCGGGCTCAACGGCATCAACGTGCCGGTCTGGTCCCTCTGCTGCGAGCTGGTCTTCTACCTCGCGTTCCCGGTCCTGATCCGGTACATCAGGCGGATCCGCCCGGAACGGCTGTGGCTGTGGGTGGGCGCGACCGCCGCGGGCACCGTCCTCGTCCCGTTCGTCGCCCTGCTGCTGCCGAGGGACCCGGCGACCTCGTGGGACCCGACGATCCCGGAGTGGCACAGCTGGTTCGTCTACAGCTTCCCCTTCACCAGGATGCTGGAGTTCGTGCTGGGCATCCTGCTGGCGCGGGTCATGATGAACGGCAAGTGGATCCGCTTCGGCATGGCGCCGGCGTTCCTGCTGCTGGCCGTCTGCACGACCGTCCAGGCGTACCTGCCGGGCATCTTCCGCATCTCCGCCGGGATGACGGCGTTCCCGGTCGCCCTGGCGATCGCCGCGTGCGCCGCCGCCGACGTCCGCGGGGTGCGGACGCCGTTCAACGGGCGGGTCATGGTGTGGCTGGGCGAGATCTCGTTCGCCTTCTACATGGTGCACTGGCTGGTCATCCAGTACGGCCCGCTGGACGCCATCGACGGCGTCAACACCGGTTCCGCGACGGACACGGCCCTCAACATCGCGCTGACCGTCGTCCTCAGCCTCGCGTTCGCGGTGGCCCTCTACACGCTGGTCGAACGCCCCGCGGTCCAGCGCTTCAGCGTGAAGCGGCCCCGCCGGACCGAACCGCCCGCCGCCGTCCGCGAACCCACGGCCGTCCGGTAG
- a CDS encoding cytochrome P450 has translation MTDISPVSDTVTSDTDVPDFPVSRPQGCPFDIDETYTRLRAEEPVSRVRCPAGMDAWLVTRYQDIRDVLADPRLSSRAAGSDHMLPSYAGHAPLPGFMIQLDGEEHSRLRRLLVGEFTGRRVAAMRPYIQRIADEHTDAMLTGTSADLVRDFALPIPSQVICDMLGVPYQDHPAFQHDSQILTSFEADEATRAAATRRLEDYLGELIEKRIAVPRDDMLSRLIERAAATGRPLTVPELSTLAVLTLVAGHETTANMITLSMAVLLEDPERLAALRAAPETIGPAVKELLRYLTVIQFGLVRYATEDVTVAGTEVRAGEWVVAALPSGNRDASVFPDPDTLDLGRRARTNLSFGVGPHQCVGQHLAEVELQVALTTLLRRLPGLRLARPLERSDFKLNDIVHGLRTMPVVW, from the coding sequence ATGACAGACATCAGCCCCGTATCCGACACCGTGACATCCGACACCGACGTTCCCGACTTCCCCGTCTCCCGGCCGCAGGGATGCCCCTTCGACATCGACGAGACCTACACCCGGCTGCGGGCCGAGGAGCCCGTGTCCCGGGTGCGCTGCCCAGCCGGCATGGACGCCTGGCTGGTCACCCGCTACCAGGACATCCGCGACGTGCTCGCCGACCCCCGGCTGAGCTCCCGCGCCGCCGGCTCCGACCACATGCTGCCGTCCTACGCCGGCCACGCCCCGCTGCCGGGCTTCATGATCCAGCTGGACGGCGAGGAGCACTCCCGGCTGCGGCGGCTGCTGGTCGGCGAGTTCACCGGCCGCCGGGTGGCGGCCATGCGGCCCTACATCCAGCGGATCGCCGACGAGCACACCGACGCGATGCTCACGGGCACGAGCGCCGACCTGGTGCGGGACTTCGCGCTGCCGATCCCCTCCCAGGTGATCTGCGACATGCTCGGCGTGCCCTACCAGGACCACCCCGCCTTCCAGCACGACAGCCAGATCCTGACGAGCTTCGAGGCCGACGAAGCCACCCGCGCGGCGGCCACCCGGCGCCTGGAGGACTACCTCGGCGAGCTGATCGAGAAGCGGATCGCCGTGCCGCGGGACGACATGCTGAGCCGGCTGATCGAACGCGCCGCCGCCACCGGCCGGCCGCTGACCGTGCCCGAACTGTCCACGCTGGCCGTGCTGACGCTGGTCGCCGGGCACGAGACGACCGCCAACATGATCACGCTGAGCATGGCGGTGCTCCTTGAGGACCCCGAACGGCTGGCCGCGCTGCGGGCCGCCCCGGAGACCATCGGCCCCGCCGTGAAGGAACTCCTGCGCTATCTGACGGTGATCCAGTTCGGCCTGGTCCGGTACGCCACCGAGGACGTCACCGTCGCCGGCACCGAGGTGAGGGCCGGTGAGTGGGTGGTCGCCGCGCTCCCGTCCGGCAACCGCGACGCGAGCGTGTTCCCCGACCCCGACACCCTCGACCTGGGCCGGCGGGCCCGCACGAACCTGTCCTTCGGCGTCGGCCCGCACCAGTGCGTCGGCCAGCACCTGGCCGAGGTCGAACTCCAGGTCGCCCTGACCACCCTGCTCCGCCGGTTGCCGGGCCTGCGGCTCGCGCGACCGCTGGAGCGGTCCGACTTCAAGCTCAACGACATCGTCCACGGCCTGCGCACCATGCCGGTCGTCTGGTAG
- a CDS encoding NADPH-dependent F420 reductase: protein MRIGIIGAGNIGGNLARRFTALGHRVAVANSRGPHTLTALAEETGALPVTVSEAARGAQVVVVAVPVKAVAELPAGLLDGAAPGVVVIDTGNYYPRERDGRIAAIEDGLPESRWTEQCLGHPVVKAFNGTYAQDLLDRGLPRGTPGRQALPVAGDDEAAKRTVRDLIDQLGFDTVDAGTLDDSWRQQPGTPSYGLRADAPALADSLSAASITRR, encoded by the coding sequence ATGCGCATCGGCATCATCGGCGCGGGCAACATCGGCGGCAATCTGGCCCGGCGGTTCACCGCGCTCGGGCACCGGGTGGCCGTGGCCAACTCGCGCGGCCCGCACACCCTCACGGCGCTCGCCGAGGAGACCGGCGCCCTCCCGGTCACCGTCTCCGAGGCGGCCCGGGGCGCCCAGGTCGTCGTGGTGGCCGTCCCCGTCAAGGCCGTCGCCGAGCTGCCCGCCGGGCTTCTCGACGGCGCGGCGCCGGGCGTCGTCGTCATCGACACCGGCAACTACTACCCGAGGGAGCGCGACGGCCGGATCGCCGCCATCGAGGACGGCCTGCCCGAGAGCCGCTGGACCGAGCAGTGTCTCGGCCACCCCGTGGTGAAGGCGTTCAACGGCACCTACGCCCAGGACCTCCTGGACCGCGGCCTTCCCCGGGGCACCCCCGGCCGCCAGGCCCTCCCGGTCGCCGGTGACGACGAGGCGGCCAAGCGGACCGTGCGCGACCTCATCGACCAGCTCGGCTTCGACACCGTCGACGCGGGCACCCTCGACGACTCCTGGCGCCAGCAGCCCGGCACCCCCTCCTACGGCCTGCGCGCCGACGCCCCCGCCCTCGCCGATTCCCTGTCGGCGGCCTCAATAACCAGAAGATAA
- a CDS encoding LysR family transcriptional regulator, which yields MFDQRSAAPANGVPRPGPPDPDGRPPGRPRHRHAATDHVGFSLAQLRYFVVAAEMGNISEAAELLCASQSTVSSAVMRLERRLGVQLLLRHRSRGVTLTPSGRRLLREARALLRQAENIQAQGDALVNDTAGRLDVGFFLPVTPFLLPLAYRLTKERHARLQLNVHEESAELLLDRLRDGLCELIVTYDFLAAESAFHPLAELPLHALLPGDDPRGTDGAPLPLAELSTRPLITLDSAPLVRHFEKLYANAGAPAPRVITASTPETVRGLVAAGAGISLTYERSSTPTTLDGNTLHTLPITAPTPPTTALGIATPPGLTMTTRATAFRDILHTAIPTAYGTASHATG from the coding sequence ATGTTCGACCAGAGGAGCGCGGCCCCCGCGAACGGCGTGCCGCGCCCGGGGCCGCCGGACCCGGACGGCCGTCCCCCGGGCCGCCCGCGCCACCGGCACGCCGCGACCGACCACGTGGGCTTCAGCCTCGCCCAGTTGCGGTACTTCGTGGTCGCCGCCGAGATGGGCAACATCTCCGAGGCGGCGGAACTGCTGTGCGCGTCGCAGTCGACGGTCTCCTCGGCCGTGATGCGGCTGGAGCGCCGGCTCGGCGTGCAGTTGCTGCTGCGGCACCGGTCCCGTGGGGTCACCCTCACCCCGAGCGGCCGGCGTCTCCTGCGGGAGGCGCGTGCGCTGCTGAGGCAGGCGGAGAACATCCAGGCCCAGGGCGACGCACTGGTGAACGACACCGCCGGCCGCCTCGACGTCGGGTTCTTCCTCCCCGTCACCCCGTTCCTGCTGCCCCTCGCCTACCGGCTGACCAAGGAGCGCCACGCCCGGCTCCAGCTGAACGTGCACGAGGAATCCGCCGAACTCCTCCTCGACCGCCTGCGCGACGGCCTGTGCGAGCTGATCGTCACCTACGACTTCCTCGCGGCGGAATCCGCGTTCCACCCACTCGCCGAACTCCCCCTGCACGCCCTGCTTCCCGGCGACGACCCACGCGGCACGGACGGCGCCCCCCTGCCCCTGGCCGAGCTGAGCACCCGCCCCCTGATCACCCTCGACTCCGCCCCTCTCGTCCGCCACTTCGAGAAGCTCTACGCGAACGCCGGCGCACCCGCCCCCCGCGTCATCACCGCGTCCACCCCGGAAACCGTCCGTGGCCTCGTCGCCGCCGGCGCCGGCATCTCCCTCACCTACGAACGCTCCTCGACCCCCACGACCTTGGACGGCAACACCCTCCACACCCTCCCGATCACCGCCCCCACACCCCCCACCACCGCCCTCGGCATCGCCACACCCCCCGGCCTCACCATGACCACCCGCGCCACCGCCTTCCGCGACATCCTCCACACCGCCATCCCCACGGCCTACGGAACGGCCTCCCATGCGACCGGCTGA
- a CDS encoding 12-oxophytodienoate reductase has product MAGLHEPFTVGDLTVPNRIVMAPMTRTASPGGVPGPDAAEYYARRAAHQVGLIITEGTYIDRPAAGAYDNVPHFYGERALEGWSHVVRRVHAAGGRIIPQLWHTGAARLTDDPPADVPSGIGLDGTPLGRAMTQRDIDEAIAAYARAAATAERLGFDGVEIHGAHGYLIDNFLWSATNRRTDRYGGDPASRARFGAEVVRAVRAAVSPGFPVFFRLSQWKVGRYEARTAESPEELAGLVTPLAEAGVDVFHGSTRRYWLREFEGSSLNLSGWLRKLTGKPSVTVGSVGMERQYGEGDFTSGFTGPSAVAGIEELAARLERDEFDLVAVGRSLLANPDWAALALRGELSRALPYDPSVLQTLA; this is encoded by the coding sequence ATGGCCGGTCTGCATGAGCCGTTCACCGTGGGTGATCTCACGGTCCCCAACCGGATCGTGATGGCGCCGATGACGCGCACCGCGTCCCCCGGCGGTGTCCCCGGCCCGGACGCCGCCGAGTACTACGCCCGCCGGGCCGCGCACCAGGTCGGCCTGATCATCACGGAGGGCACGTACATCGACCGCCCGGCGGCGGGCGCGTACGACAACGTGCCCCACTTCTACGGCGAGCGGGCCCTGGAGGGCTGGTCGCACGTCGTCCGCCGGGTCCACGCGGCCGGCGGCCGGATCATCCCCCAGCTGTGGCACACGGGCGCGGCCCGCCTCACGGACGACCCGCCCGCCGACGTCCCCTCGGGCATCGGCCTGGACGGCACCCCGCTGGGCCGCGCGATGACGCAGCGGGACATCGACGAGGCGATCGCCGCGTACGCGCGGGCCGCGGCCACCGCCGAACGCCTCGGCTTCGACGGCGTCGAGATCCACGGCGCGCACGGCTACCTGATCGACAACTTCCTGTGGAGCGCCACCAACCGCCGCACCGACCGCTACGGCGGTGACCCGGCCTCCCGCGCCCGGTTCGGCGCCGAGGTCGTGCGGGCGGTCCGCGCGGCCGTCAGCCCCGGGTTCCCGGTGTTCTTCCGGCTGTCGCAGTGGAAGGTGGGCCGGTACGAGGCGCGCACCGCCGAGAGCCCGGAGGAGCTGGCGGGGCTGGTGACGCCGCTGGCCGAGGCCGGTGTCGACGTGTTCCACGGCTCCACGCGCCGGTACTGGCTGCGGGAGTTCGAGGGCAGCTCCCTGAACCTGTCGGGCTGGCTGCGCAAGCTCACCGGCAAGCCGTCCGTGACGGTCGGTTCGGTCGGCATGGAACGGCAGTACGGCGAGGGCGACTTCACGTCCGGTTTCACGGGCCCCTCCGCGGTGGCCGGCATCGAGGAGCTGGCGGCCCGCCTGGAGCGCGACGAGTTCGACCTCGTCGCCGTCGGCCGCTCCCTGCTGGCCAACCCGGACTGGGCAGCGCTGGCCCTGCGCGGCGAACTGTCCCGCGCCCTCCCCTACGACCCGTCGGTCCTCCAGACCCTGGCCTGA
- a CDS encoding nuclear transport factor 2 family protein yields the protein MSENISNLVDRFLRVLEKYDFSAAEEMCTEKATVWQNDGKPEQLIGERLTQFRSFVTTVESMRYDVLRRFDDGEAVLQQQVLHLNMTDGTSSALNALLYFRFEDGLIDRIEEYVYAMPAPGEAA from the coding sequence ATGTCGGAGAACATAAGCAATCTGGTGGACCGTTTTCTTCGGGTGCTGGAGAAGTACGACTTCTCCGCCGCCGAGGAGATGTGCACCGAAAAGGCGACCGTATGGCAGAACGACGGAAAGCCGGAACAGCTGATCGGTGAACGCCTCACCCAGTTCAGGTCGTTCGTCACCACGGTCGAGTCGATGCGGTACGACGTGCTCCGTCGGTTCGACGACGGGGAGGCGGTGCTCCAGCAGCAGGTGCTGCACCTGAACATGACCGACGGGACGAGCAGCGCCCTCAACGCCCTGCTCTATTTCCGCTTCGAGGACGGTCTCATCGACCGCATCGAGGAGTACGTCTACGCCATGCCGGCGCCCGGCGAAGCCGCGTAG
- a CDS encoding condensation domain-containing protein, which yields MRPADGTGWAGQATDDTGRPTGGTDGTGQPADGGGQAMPPGGLVSSVVLSDVVREVTGRVLAREPHEIAGELPFEAQGLDPLRAIHLVRALNEALSLDLPTTVAFDFPTPDHLTAHLLTRYADATPRTAPARLAPGHPARDLTEPRNPASELPAPGHPAPERPPAPAAAPEPPASAAPLASTAPPGPTQPLTTAQPPGPTPLPGPAQLPGPHPSVPAPPLPPVRWNLAQGQLVMYRDQRRCPGSVAYNLPLLFEIHGELDEAALERAVRAQVETHPVLGARFGERDGVPYMTVVPGRGPSFGRVTLTGESRAEQLAELRALVDVPFDLAAGPLVRAHLVTLPGGRRLLLLTVHHILMDGTSTAVLIRTLKEAYRGERAQPGVSFGDFVAWEEELLAGARGARHREHWLRRLAGSPPLALPFDRPYDPRRLPRVAVLTAGVPPARAAALAATARAHRVSVATVFFAAYVRLLRRLTGQGDLILGMTVAARYEKRFQDVVGQIANCLPLRCADTGDLAGLLRSAQREMVAGIEHGACPLPEIARSLGTGGPLVLTNFLFQNFEGAELLGDGVRSGPGALDLRPFDDLPYAGEYPLSLEFYRDGEGYKVFLKYDTHVFDESTARKALTEWNAVLDEFTPDIPGIPGGNDGRSA from the coding sequence ATGCGACCGGCTGACGGCACGGGCTGGGCGGGGCAGGCGACCGACGACACGGGCCGGCCGACCGGCGGCACCGATGGGACCGGGCAGCCGGCTGACGGCGGCGGTCAGGCCATGCCGCCGGGCGGGCTCGTGTCGAGCGTGGTGCTGTCGGACGTGGTGCGGGAGGTGACCGGGCGGGTCCTGGCCCGCGAGCCGCACGAGATCGCCGGCGAGTTGCCGTTCGAGGCCCAGGGGCTGGACCCGTTGCGGGCCATACACCTGGTGCGCGCCCTGAACGAGGCCCTGTCCCTGGACCTCCCGACGACCGTCGCCTTCGACTTCCCGACCCCGGACCACCTCACCGCCCACCTGCTCACGCGGTACGCCGACGCCACGCCCCGCACCGCCCCAGCGCGTCTGGCACCGGGCCACCCCGCCCGGGATCTCACCGAACCGCGAAACCCCGCCTCGGAACTCCCCGCCCCGGGCCACCCCGCCCCGGAACGGCCACCGGCGCCCGCGGCGGCTCCCGAGCCCCCCGCTTCGGCCGCGCCCCTGGCCTCGACCGCGCCCCCCGGCCCCACCCAGCCGCTCACCACCGCCCAGCCGCCCGGCCCCACCCCCCTGCCCGGCCCCGCCCAACTCCCCGGCCCGCACCCCTCCGTCCCCGCGCCGCCCCTTCCCCCCGTCCGCTGGAACCTCGCGCAGGGCCAGCTCGTCATGTACCGGGACCAGCGGCGTTGTCCGGGGTCGGTGGCCTACAACCTGCCGTTGCTGTTCGAGATCCACGGGGAGTTGGACGAGGCGGCGCTGGAGCGCGCGGTCCGGGCGCAGGTGGAGACGCATCCGGTGCTGGGTGCGCGGTTCGGGGAGCGGGACGGCGTTCCGTACATGACCGTCGTACCGGGCCGGGGCCCGTCGTTCGGACGAGTCACGCTGACGGGCGAGTCCCGTGCGGAGCAGCTTGCCGAGCTGCGTGCCCTGGTGGACGTCCCCTTCGACCTGGCGGCCGGCCCGCTGGTCCGCGCTCACCTCGTCACCCTCCCCGGCGGGCGGCGCCTGCTGCTGCTCACCGTCCACCACATCCTGATGGACGGCACGTCGACCGCGGTCCTGATCCGCACGCTCAAAGAGGCGTACCGGGGTGAGCGGGCCCAGCCCGGCGTCTCGTTCGGGGACTTCGTCGCCTGGGAGGAGGAGTTGCTGGCCGGCGCGCGGGGGGCCCGGCACCGGGAGCACTGGCTGCGGAGGCTGGCCGGCAGTCCGCCGCTCGCGCTGCCCTTCGACCGCCCGTACGACCCGCGCCGGCTGCCCCGGGTGGCCGTCCTGACCGCCGGGGTGCCCCCGGCACGGGCCGCCGCGCTCGCCGCGACGGCGAGGGCGCACCGGGTGAGCGTCGCCACGGTGTTCTTCGCGGCGTACGTGCGCCTGCTGCGCCGGCTGACCGGACAAGGCGACCTGATCCTCGGCATGACCGTGGCCGCCCGCTACGAGAAGCGCTTCCAGGACGTCGTCGGCCAGATCGCGAACTGTCTGCCCCTGCGCTGCGCGGACACCGGCGACCTCGCCGGGCTCCTGAGGTCGGCGCAGCGCGAGATGGTCGCCGGCATCGAGCACGGCGCCTGCCCGCTGCCGGAGATCGCCCGGTCGCTGGGCACCGGCGGCCCGCTGGTCCTGACGAACTTCCTGTTCCAGAACTTCGAGGGCGCCGAACTCCTCGGGGACGGCGTGCGGTCCGGTCCCGGCGCCCTGGATCTGCGGCCGTTCGACGACCTCCCGTACGCCGGTGAATATCCGCTCTCCCTGGAGTTCTACCGGGACGGCGAGGGCTACAAGGTCTTTCTCAAGTACGACACCCACGTTTTCGACGAGAGCACCGCGCGAAAAGCGCTGACCGAATGGAACGCGGTGCTCGACGAATTCACCCCCGATATCCCTGGCATCCCTGGAGGAAATGATGGCCGGTCTGCATGA
- a CDS encoding acyl carrier protein — translation MTRTEKIVRFIEEQFLIEFGDEVTPQSDLFKDGVIDSYGYIQLMSFLEEEFSLEIAAEEFLMDVPATLDALDAFVARKQGV, via the coding sequence ATGACCAGAACGGAAAAGATCGTCCGGTTCATCGAAGAGCAGTTCCTGATCGAGTTCGGCGACGAAGTGACGCCGCAGAGCGACCTGTTCAAGGACGGAGTCATCGACTCCTACGGCTACATCCAGCTGATGTCGTTCCTTGAGGAGGAGTTCTCGCTGGAGATCGCGGCGGAGGAGTTCCTGATGGACGTGCCGGCGACGCTGGACGCGCTCGACGCGTTCGTGGCGCGGAAGCAGGGGGTCTGA